One region of Mycolicibacterium lutetiense genomic DNA includes:
- a CDS encoding YifB family Mg chelatase-like AAA ATPase: MGLGRAYSVAVRGLDGVIVEIEADIASGLPGVHLVGLPDTALQESRDRVRAAITNCGDDWPMSRLTLALSPATLRKVGSVYDLALASSVLSAHTTKSWPRLEKTVLLGELALDGRVRPVAGVLPAVLAAKREGWPTVVVPIDNLAEACLVEGIEVCGVHSLRQLKAWFNGKSELAGRVSAASRVAEPAADLADVVGQGQARYAVEVAAAGAHHLLLTGPPGIGKTMLAQRLPGLLPPLSDEESLEVTAIHSVAGLLAGDTPLITRAPFVAPHHTSSVAALVGGGSGLARPGAVSRAHRGVLFLDEFAEMGSSALEALRTPLEDGEIRLARRDGVACYPARFQLVLAANPCPCAPPKPVDCVCSAQAKLRYRGKLSGPLVDRVDLRVELYPVTAGAFTPQAGESSTVVRERVAAARSAARERWAPYGIGTNAEVGGSLLRREFRLPRATTEPLRSALDRGVISMRGTDRCLRVAWTLADLAGRTMPAHEDVATALGFRQAGGVS; this comes from the coding sequence ATGGGTTTGGGGAGAGCCTATTCGGTGGCTGTGCGGGGTTTGGACGGCGTCATCGTGGAGATCGAAGCTGATATCGCCTCTGGGCTGCCCGGGGTGCATCTGGTGGGGTTGCCTGACACCGCCCTGCAGGAATCGCGGGATCGGGTCCGTGCGGCGATCACCAACTGCGGCGACGACTGGCCGATGTCGCGGCTGACGCTGGCCTTGTCGCCGGCCACGCTGCGCAAGGTGGGGTCGGTCTACGACCTGGCCCTCGCCTCATCGGTGCTCTCGGCGCACACCACGAAGTCATGGCCGCGGTTGGAGAAGACGGTGCTGCTCGGTGAACTGGCGCTGGACGGGCGGGTCCGCCCGGTCGCCGGGGTCCTGCCCGCGGTGCTCGCGGCCAAACGTGAGGGGTGGCCGACGGTGGTGGTGCCCATCGACAACCTCGCCGAGGCCTGCCTGGTCGAGGGAATCGAGGTGTGCGGCGTGCATTCCCTGCGGCAGTTGAAGGCCTGGTTCAACGGCAAGTCCGAACTGGCCGGCCGGGTCAGCGCGGCAAGTCGGGTGGCCGAACCCGCCGCCGACCTTGCCGATGTGGTCGGGCAGGGTCAAGCCCGCTACGCCGTCGAGGTCGCTGCCGCCGGAGCTCATCATCTATTGCTCACCGGACCCCCGGGGATCGGTAAAACCATGCTGGCCCAACGGCTTCCCGGGCTGCTACCGCCGCTGTCGGATGAGGAATCCCTGGAGGTGACCGCGATCCACTCGGTGGCCGGGTTGTTGGCGGGGGACACCCCACTGATCACCCGCGCGCCGTTCGTCGCTCCACACCACACGTCGAGCGTGGCGGCACTGGTCGGTGGCGGATCCGGCCTGGCACGCCCGGGTGCGGTGAGTCGGGCCCACCGGGGCGTGCTGTTTCTCGACGAGTTCGCCGAGATGGGCTCAAGTGCCCTGGAGGCGTTGCGAACCCCGCTGGAGGACGGTGAGATTCGGTTGGCCCGCCGTGACGGTGTGGCGTGTTATCCGGCCAGATTCCAGCTGGTGCTCGCGGCAAATCCCTGCCCGTGTGCGCCGCCGAAACCAGTCGACTGTGTCTGTTCGGCTCAGGCCAAGCTTCGCTACCGAGGCAAGCTGTCCGGCCCGCTGGTGGACCGGGTGGACCTTCGGGTCGAGTTGTATCCGGTCACCGCGGGCGCGTTCACGCCACAGGCCGGCGAGTCCAGCACCGTGGTGCGGGAACGCGTCGCCGCGGCCCGCTCGGCCGCCCGGGAACGGTGGGCACCGTATGGCATCGGCACCAATGCCGAGGTCGGCGGTTCGCTCCTGCGGCGAGAATTCCGATTGCCCAGGGCCACGACGGAGCCGTTGCGGTCCGCACTCGACCGTGGCGTGATCAGCATGCGGGGTACCGACCGGTGTTTGAGGGTCGCCTGGACGCTGGCGGATCTCGCCGGACGGACGATGCCTGCCCATGAGGATGTCGCCACCGCTTTAGGTTTCCGTCAGGCCGGGGGCGTGTCATGA
- a CDS encoding YraN family protein: MSSMTRAEIGALGEQLAVDYLAAQGLRTLARNWRCRYGELDVIAEEVATNTVVFVEVKTRTGDGFGGIAEAVTVQKVRRIRRLAALWLAEQDVRYAALRIDVIGVRIGRRREPELSHLKGVG, encoded by the coding sequence ATGAGTTCGATGACGCGGGCCGAGATCGGCGCACTGGGTGAACAGTTGGCCGTCGACTATCTGGCGGCACAGGGGTTGCGGACGTTGGCGCGTAACTGGCGCTGCCGCTACGGCGAATTGGACGTGATCGCCGAGGAGGTGGCGACGAACACTGTGGTGTTCGTAGAGGTGAAGACCCGCACCGGGGACGGGTTTGGCGGCATTGCCGAGGCGGTCACGGTGCAGAAGGTGCGCCGTATCCGGCGCCTGGCGGCGTTGTGGCTGGCTGAGCAGGACGTCCGGTATGCCGCATTGCGGATCGATGTGATCGGAGTGCGCATCGGGCGTCGTCGAGAACCGGAGCTTTCGCACCTCAAGGGGGTGGGTTGA
- a CDS encoding ABC transporter ATP-binding protein: MTDAALQVHGLRKSFNGTPVLDGIDLTLAPGTITAVVGSSGCGKTTLLRVIAGFESPDAGTVTIGGREMASPTNTVAPHRRDVGYVAQDGALFPHLTVAENVAYGLRERGTAARARVSELLDTVSLDASFAQRRPHELSGGQQQRVALARSLARRPVVMLLDEPFSALDTGLRAATRKSVARALSDTGVTTLIVTHDQEEALSISDQVAVMREGRFTQVGTPEHVYRQPADRFTAEFLGDCITLPGTVTSGWADSALGRIPVQAGAGDGPCTLILRPEQLVATAISDSAGDDAAATVGTVIATEFLGHDVLLTIEPPAAGEPIVVRQHSLNPPARDTKVRIDVRGAGTALP; the protein is encoded by the coding sequence GTGACCGACGCTGCCCTGCAGGTACACGGACTTCGCAAGTCCTTCAACGGCACCCCCGTGCTCGACGGAATCGACCTGACCCTGGCACCGGGAACCATCACCGCCGTCGTCGGCTCCTCCGGATGCGGCAAGACCACGCTGCTGCGGGTGATCGCCGGCTTCGAATCGCCTGACGCCGGCACCGTGACCATCGGCGGACGCGAGATGGCAAGCCCCACAAACACTGTCGCCCCACACCGGCGCGATGTCGGCTACGTGGCGCAGGACGGCGCACTCTTCCCACACCTGACGGTGGCCGAGAACGTCGCCTACGGCCTGCGCGAGCGCGGTACCGCGGCCCGGGCCAGGGTCAGCGAGCTGCTGGACACGGTGTCCCTGGATGCCTCGTTCGCGCAGCGCCGGCCGCATGAGCTCTCCGGCGGCCAGCAACAGCGCGTCGCACTGGCCCGGTCTCTGGCCCGCCGGCCGGTGGTCATGCTGCTCGACGAGCCGTTCAGCGCCCTGGATACCGGGCTGCGCGCGGCCACCCGCAAGTCCGTGGCCCGGGCGTTGTCCGATACCGGGGTCACCACCCTGATCGTGACGCACGACCAGGAGGAGGCGCTCTCGATCTCCGATCAGGTCGCGGTGATGCGTGAGGGCAGGTTCACCCAGGTCGGAACACCCGAGCACGTATACCGCCAACCGGCCGACCGGTTCACCGCCGAGTTCCTCGGGGATTGCATCACGCTGCCCGGCACCGTCACCTCGGGATGGGCCGACAGCGCGCTGGGACGGATACCGGTCCAGGCGGGTGCCGGCGACGGTCCCTGCACACTCATCCTGCGGCCTGAACAGCTTGTCGCCACGGCGATTTCGGACAGTGCCGGTGATGACGCGGCGGCCACCGTGGGGACCGTGATCGCCACCGAGTTCCTCGGGCATGACGTGCTGCTCACCATCGAGCCGCCGGCCGCCGGTGAGCCCATCGTCGTGCGTCAGCACAGCCTCAACCCGCCGGCACGCGACACCAAGGTCCGGATCGACGTGCGGGGCGCCGGGACGGCATTGCCTTGA
- a CDS encoding iron ABC transporter substrate-binding protein: MRTRWSRRAAVVLSAVAVAAGLVGCSGSGSDELLVYNAQHESLTKEWIDAFTNETGIKVTYRQGGDTELGNQLVAEGNASPADVFLTENSPAMAAVERAGLFADIEQQTLDQVPAQYRPSSGKWTGVAARSTVFVYNKAKLPADQLPHSIMDLQQPQWKGRWGAPPAKADFQAIVAAMLELAGEPATAQWLAGLKTNAVVLQDNIATLRAVNAGEVDGGIIYHYYWFRDQSKTKEISGNTALHYFKNEDPGAFVSVSGGGVLKSSKKQDQAQQFVRFITGKSGQEVLEKGTSFEYPVASGVAANPALPPLDTLQAPMVNPSNLDAAKVTDLMTKAGLL, translated from the coding sequence ATGCGCACACGTTGGAGCCGCCGGGCTGCTGTTGTCCTGTCTGCCGTTGCCGTAGCCGCCGGTCTGGTCGGGTGCTCCGGTTCGGGGTCCGACGAGCTGCTGGTCTACAACGCCCAGCACGAATCGCTCACCAAGGAATGGATCGACGCGTTCACCAACGAGACCGGTATCAAGGTCACCTATCGGCAGGGCGGTGACACCGAGCTCGGCAACCAACTGGTGGCCGAGGGCAACGCCTCCCCCGCCGATGTCTTCCTCACCGAGAACTCCCCGGCGATGGCCGCCGTCGAGCGGGCCGGGCTGTTCGCCGACATCGAGCAGCAGACCCTCGATCAGGTTCCGGCGCAGTACCGGCCGTCATCGGGCAAGTGGACCGGGGTGGCGGCACGGTCGACGGTTTTCGTCTACAACAAGGCCAAGCTGCCGGCTGACCAGCTGCCCCACTCGATCATGGATCTGCAGCAGCCGCAGTGGAAAGGCCGTTGGGGTGCACCGCCGGCCAAGGCGGACTTCCAGGCGATCGTCGCAGCCATGCTGGAACTGGCCGGCGAGCCGGCCACCGCGCAATGGCTGGCCGGTTTGAAGACCAATGCCGTTGTGCTCCAGGACAACATCGCCACCCTGCGCGCCGTCAACGCCGGCGAGGTCGACGGCGGAATCATCTACCACTACTACTGGTTCCGCGATCAATCCAAGACCAAGGAGATCAGCGGCAACACCGCACTGCACTACTTCAAGAACGAAGATCCCGGGGCGTTCGTCAGCGTGTCCGGCGGCGGTGTCCTGAAATCGAGCAAGAAGCAGGATCAGGCCCAGCAGTTCGTCCGGTTCATCACCGGCAAGTCCGGCCAGGAAGTACTGGAGAAGGGCACCTCGTTCGAATACCCGGTCGCCAGCGGGGTCGCCGCCAACCCGGCCCTGCCACCGCTGGACACGTTGCAGGCGCCCATGGTCAACCCGTCCAATCTCGATGCCGCCAAGGTCACCGACCTGATGACAAAGGCTGGCTTGCTGTAA
- a CDS encoding ABC transporter permease, translating to MLSTAVVLLLAATFIPLGYVGWSVITTGPSRVIELVVRPRVGELLLNTVGLVLITVPVCVVLGVGAAWLVERTDLPGRTWWRPVFVAPLAVPAFVNSYAWVSVVPSLHGFSAGVLIATLSYFPFVYVPAAATLRRIDPALEESAQALGSGSSGVFFRVVLPQLRLAILGGGLLIGVHLLAEYGAFAMIRFSTFTTAIFEQFQATFDGAAGATLAAVLVLLCLLLLVTEAAARGNARFARVGSGAQRATTPMHLGRTMVPATAGLLVLAALALGVPLWTLTRWLWIGGAQVWEPAEIGTALVQTAALAGAAAVLTTVLAFPFAWVAVRYSGLLARSIEGANFITSSMPGIVTALALVTVAIRYAPPLYQTAALVICAYVLLFLPRALVSLRSGLAQVPPSVEEASRSLGASPTRTFVRITLRLTAPAAAAGAALVFVAVATELTATLLLAPTGTRTLAMRFWSLSGELDYAAAAPYALMLIALSVPVTLMLLRQSTKVAAL from the coding sequence GTGCTGAGCACCGCGGTGGTCCTGCTGCTGGCCGCCACCTTCATCCCGCTGGGCTACGTCGGCTGGTCGGTGATCACCACCGGCCCGAGCCGGGTGATCGAACTGGTGGTGCGACCCCGCGTCGGAGAGCTACTGCTCAATACCGTGGGCCTGGTCCTGATCACGGTGCCGGTGTGTGTGGTGCTCGGGGTGGGTGCGGCCTGGCTGGTTGAGCGCACCGACCTACCGGGGCGGACGTGGTGGCGGCCGGTGTTCGTTGCGCCGCTGGCGGTACCCGCATTCGTCAACAGCTACGCCTGGGTCAGCGTCGTGCCGTCGCTGCACGGGTTCTCGGCGGGCGTGCTGATTGCAACGCTGTCCTACTTTCCGTTCGTCTATGTGCCCGCGGCGGCCACGTTGCGCCGTATCGATCCCGCGTTGGAGGAATCGGCCCAGGCGCTGGGATCGGGGTCGTCGGGGGTGTTCTTCCGGGTGGTGCTGCCGCAGCTGCGGCTGGCGATCCTGGGCGGCGGCCTGCTGATCGGTGTGCACCTGCTGGCCGAATACGGCGCGTTCGCGATGATCCGCTTCTCGACCTTCACCACCGCGATCTTCGAACAGTTCCAGGCCACGTTCGACGGGGCCGCCGGAGCCACGCTCGCCGCCGTCCTCGTGCTGTTGTGCCTGCTGCTGTTGGTCACCGAGGCCGCGGCCCGCGGTAATGCCCGCTTCGCCCGGGTGGGCTCGGGCGCTCAGCGGGCCACCACCCCAATGCACCTGGGCCGCACGATGGTGCCGGCCACGGCGGGGCTCCTGGTACTGGCGGCCCTGGCATTGGGAGTGCCGTTGTGGACGCTGACACGGTGGTTGTGGATCGGCGGCGCGCAGGTCTGGGAACCTGCGGAGATCGGTACCGCGTTGGTCCAGACCGCCGCGCTGGCCGGCGCGGCCGCGGTTCTGACCACCGTGCTGGCCTTCCCGTTCGCCTGGGTGGCGGTCCGGTACAGCGGCCTGCTGGCCCGCTCGATCGAAGGCGCCAACTTCATCACCAGCTCGATGCCCGGCATCGTCACCGCGCTGGCCCTGGTCACCGTGGCGATCCGCTACGCTCCCCCGCTGTATCAGACTGCGGCCCTGGTGATCTGTGCCTATGTGCTGCTGTTCCTGCCACGCGCGCTGGTCAGCCTGCGCTCGGGCCTGGCGCAGGTGCCGCCGTCGGTGGAAGAGGCCTCACGCTCATTGGGCGCTTCTCCGACACGCACGTTCGTGCGCATCACCCTGCGGCTGACCGCCCCGGCCGCGGCCGCCGGCGCCGCACTGGTATTCGTCGCGGTGGCAACGGAATTGACCGCGACGCTGTTGCTCGCCCCCACCGGCACGCGCACCCTGGCGATGCGGTTCTGGTCGCTGAGCGGCGAGTTGGACTACGCCGCAGCCGCCCCCTACGCGCTGATGCTGATCGCGCTGTCCGTCCCGGTGACCCTGATGCTGTTGCGTCAGTCGACGAAGGTAGCCGCCCTGTGA